The stretch of DNA CTCCGCCGCGGCGGCGACCAGGTCGCCCGGGGACCATCCCCACGTGCGCGGGGAGCAGAAATCGGAGATGTGGCAGATCGGGTAGTGCTTGGGACCATCCCCACGTGCGCGGGGAGCAGCAGGGGTCCCAGGGCGGCGGGTGGCGTAGATCGGGACCATCCCCACGTGCGCGGGGAGCAGTCGACGTCTTTAGCCACGTGGACGTTCGGCAGGGGACCATCCCCACGTGCGCGGGGAGCAGGCTCTACACGGCCACCGGCGCGGCGGCCGCGGTGGACCATCCCCACGTGCGCGGGGAGCAGGGCTGGCGGATCAGCAGCACCAGCCCGGTGCTGGGACCATCCCCACGTGCGCGGGGAGCAGAACACCGCGCAGAGCGGTCTGACCCCCGCCCAGGGACCATCCCCACGTGCGCGGGGAGCAGCGAACGGCCACAGCCCGCACACCTGCACCGATGGGACCATCCCCACGTGCGCGGGGAGCAGGTTGTATAGACAGTGCACCATGCTTTGGTGGAGGGACCATCCCCACGTGCGCGGGGAGCAGCCTGCTCCTGGGAGATTAGAGGACTCTGCCCTGGGACCATCCCCACGTGCGCGGGGAGCAGTGCCACTGCTCGGTGGTTCCCTTGAACGCGACGGGACCATCCCCACGTGCGCGGGGAGCAGGATGACCTGCTGAAAGACGCGGTCCGGTACGCGGGACCATCCCCACGTGCGCGGGGAGCAGACCCCGGTGCTGCGCATCGCCGGCACGGCCCTGGGACCATCCCCACGTGCGCGGGGAGCAGTGGCGGATGCCCTTGCCGACGGAGGACCGTTCGGGACCATCCCCACGTGCGCGGGGAGCAGTTCGGACACCGGTCCGGACGGGGTCCGGACGGGGGGACCATCCCCACGTGCGCGGGGAGCAGCGATCAGCTTGGTGATGGCCTCAGCGGAGGTGGGGACCATCCCCACGTGCGCGGGGAGCAGCCGATCAGCGCGATCACGTTCGGGATGGGCGCGGGACCATCCCCACGTGCGCGGGGAGCAGGATCAAGTGGCGGCTATACGCCGCCGGCACATGGGACCATCCCCACGTGCGCGGGGAGCAGACTCGTTGACCTGGAACAATACAGCAAGCAACCTCTTGTTTTGAACCACTTCCTCTTCTCTCCAAAACCGTCGGCCGCTTCCCCCACACCATCTCTCGTCGTTCCTGTTCCGCTGTCCTGGGGTTCGCCACGGCGGCGGGAAGGGCGGGCGGCCGGGGCGGTGGCGGTGGAGATACACGGCTCACTCCCCCGTCCCCCGGCGCGAGGGCTGGAGGGTCGTCGCGATCATGTCGATCGTGGACAGGGCGGCCGCGACCACCGGGTGGTCGCGGTGGCCCTGGCGGGTGGCGGCCAGGATGCGCCGGGCGGGGGCGGGTTCGCCGTGCAGCGGGATGCGGACCACCGACCAGTCGCTGATCCGTGCGAGCCGGGGCATCAGGATGATGCCGAAGCCATGCGCCACCAGGGCGGTCCCGGTCTCCCACTCGTCGGCGTGGTGGGCGATGTTCGGGGTGAAGCCGGCGCTCATGCACGCGGCCAGCACCAGTTGGTGGTAGGTGCCTCCGGCGTGGCCCACGATCCACGGCTCCTCTGCGGCGTCGGCCAGCGTCACCCGCTTCAGCCCGGTCAGCCGGTGCCCGTCGGGCACCACCAGGTCCAGGGGGTCGTCGAGCAGGGGCCGCTGGTCGAAGCGCTCGTCGCCGGTGGGCGGGGTGTCGGCGGTGCTGATCACCAGCGCGAGGTCGGCCTCGCCGGAGAGCAGCAGGTCGAAGCAGGGGGTCGGCTCGGCCTCCATCACCCGGATGCGCACCTGCGGGTAGCGCTCGCGCAGGGTGGCGGCGGCCGGGGGCAGCAGGTGGGTGGCGGCGGTGGAGAAACCGCACAGGGTGAACCGCCCCACGGGCTCCCCGGACGCCGAGGCGAGCTCGGCGTAGGCCCGCTCGGCCTGGGCGTGCAGGGCCTCGGCGTGGCGCAGGACGACGCGGGCGGCGGCGGTCAGCACGACGCCGCGCCCGGAGGGGGCCAGCAGTTCGACGCCGAGCTCCTCGGCCAGCTGGCGGAGCTGGTAGGAGACCGTCGAGGGGGTGTAGTGCAGCGCCTCGGCCGCGGCGGTCACCGTCCCGTGCCGGGCGACCGCCTGCAGCACCTTGAGCTTCGGATCGACCATTCGAATATTTTGCACGATCGACCCGGAAAACGTTTGCTTCTCTTCGGCGGTCTGCGGAGACAGACTGCTCCCGTGATGTTCACGAAGCGCCGGAGTGCCGCCGATCCCCGCCCTCTCGCCGACCGCCTCCATGCCGCCGAACGCTTCCCCGAGACCGCCGTCGGCGTCTTCGTCCTGGTCGTGCTCACCGCGGGCGCCTACCTGCCGAGTCCGCTCTACCCGGGCTACCAGCAGGCGTTCGGCGCCGGCGATCTGGTGATGACCCTCACCTACGCCACGTTCGCGCTGGTCAGCGCACCGGCGCTGCTGCTCTTCGGGCCCGCCTCGGACGCGCTCGGGCCGGTGCCGGTGCTGCGGATGAGCATCGCGGCCGCCGCCGTCGGCTCGGTCTGCTTCGCGCTCGCCTCCGGCCCCGGCTGGCTGATCGCCGGCCGGGCCGCGCAGGGGCTGGCGCTGGGCGCGGCGACCGGCGCCGCCGGCGCCCTGATCGCCTCGCGCAGGCCCGCCTCGGGCGGCCGGAAGGCCGCGGTCGTGGCCAGCGCCGCTTTCCTGGCCGGGACCGCCGCCGGCCCGGTCGCCTCCGGTCTGCTGGCCGAGTACGCGCCGGCGCCGCTCGTCCTGCCGTTCGCCCTGCACCTGGTCCTGCTGTGGATCGGCCGGCGCCGCGTCACGGCGCTCGCCGCGGCCCCGGGCGCCCGGGTCCGGCGGT from Nocardiopsis composta encodes:
- a CDS encoding LysR family transcriptional regulator, whose translation is MVDPKLKVLQAVARHGTVTAAAEALHYTPSTVSYQLRQLAEELGVELLAPSGRGVVLTAAARVVLRHAEALHAQAERAYAELASASGEPVGRFTLCGFSTAATHLLPPAAATLRERYPQVRIRVMEAEPTPCFDLLLSGEADLALVISTADTPPTGDERFDQRPLLDDPLDLVVPDGHRLTGLKRVTLADAAEEPWIVGHAGGTYHQLVLAACMSAGFTPNIAHHADEWETGTALVAHGFGIILMPRLARISDWSVVRIPLHGEPAPARRILAATRQGHRDHPVVAAALSTIDMIATTLQPSRRGTGE